ctacttttagcgtgtatagagcagcatatctccaccagactccatgtaaataatcacttcttttagcgtgtatagagccagcatatGAGTTACATCACAGCCTGTTTCACGGATGCTGGTTACAGGGTTCaagctcaatactggaccagttttaAAGATTCTTGTGGACATTGGTCACCAATGCATGGGGAAATAGGGTTCAGGTTGGAAAAAAGCCAACACATCTTAGTGCATTCCACCCCTGGATGTTAAGCTAATTGTTGAGCTAAGTGGGCTAACTCAACGCTACGTGGACCCCCTTTGACGGCCCCCCctcaccccctccctccctcaccgTCCTTGGCGTCTGGCGGCAGCAGGGCGTCCTGTCTGTTGGCGAGGACGAAGGCCAACGTGGCCAAGATGGCGGCGTCCAGAATGCCCAGGATGGCGAGGATGTAGGCCCAGTGGACCGAACAGTTACCTGGAGAGAAACTGCCCACCTGGAGACagaaccaggaccaggaccagaaccagaggcataagtatacaccaccctatgttaaaatacagggtcgtaagtatatttacttttaatttatcAACTCACAGAGTTTCCACACAGAGCTCTCA
This region of Etheostoma cragini isolate CJK2018 unplaced genomic scaffold, CSU_Ecrag_1.0 ScbMSFa_2131, whole genome shotgun sequence genomic DNA includes:
- the LOC117940295 gene encoding LHFPL tetraspan subfamily member 3 protein-like encodes the protein CLSVSLPVCLSGFCLALACLLFPDSWESPEMRALCGNSVGSFSPGNCSVHWAYILAILGILDAAILATLAFVLANRQDALLPPDAKDGEGGRG